A section of the Caballeronia sp. M1242 genome encodes:
- a CDS encoding nucleobase:cation symporter-2 family protein, whose translation MASSTSHPKVHPCDERLPTGQLLTLGIQHVLVMYAGAVAVPLILGAAMHLSKDQVAFLISADLFSCGVATLIQTLGLWIFGIRLPVIMGCTFAAVGPMVAIGTNPSLGILDVFGATIAAGVIGIFLAPMIGKLLRFFPPVVVGTVIAVIGLSLMGVGINWAAGGVGNPDYGNPVYLLLSLVVLSLILLINKFARGFIANISVLLGIVAGFVIAAMLGRVNMDGVAHAPWVGIVLPFHFGMPHFDALSVATMVIVMFVTFIESTGMFLAVGDLVERPVDQKALVRGLRVDGLGTLIGGVFNSFPHTSFSQNVGLIGVTGVKSRFVCATGGVILVVLGLFPKMAQVVASVPPFVLGGAGIVMFGMVAANGIKVLSKVDFVKNHHNLFIVAVSVGLGLVPVVAPKFFSQLPHALEPILHSGILLASVSAVVLNIVFNGVRKEREARCEIRQAGHDFDGAARASEAQ comes from the coding sequence ATGGCATCGAGCACGAGCCACCCGAAGGTTCATCCGTGCGACGAACGGCTGCCGACCGGCCAGTTGCTCACGCTCGGCATACAGCACGTCCTCGTGATGTACGCGGGCGCCGTCGCGGTGCCGCTCATTCTCGGCGCGGCCATGCATCTGTCGAAGGATCAGGTCGCGTTCCTCATCAGCGCGGACCTGTTCTCTTGCGGTGTCGCGACGCTGATACAAACGCTCGGCCTGTGGATCTTCGGCATCCGGCTGCCGGTCATCATGGGCTGCACCTTCGCCGCAGTCGGACCGATGGTCGCTATCGGCACGAATCCGTCGCTCGGCATTCTCGATGTGTTCGGCGCGACGATCGCGGCCGGCGTCATCGGCATCTTTCTCGCGCCGATGATCGGCAAGCTGCTGCGCTTCTTTCCGCCGGTGGTGGTCGGCACGGTGATCGCGGTAATCGGCCTGTCGCTGATGGGCGTAGGCATCAACTGGGCAGCGGGCGGCGTCGGCAATCCCGATTACGGCAATCCGGTGTATCTGCTGCTGTCGCTCGTCGTGCTCTCGCTCATTCTGCTCATCAACAAGTTCGCGCGCGGCTTTATCGCGAACATCTCGGTGCTGCTCGGCATCGTCGCGGGCTTCGTGATCGCCGCGATGCTCGGGCGCGTCAACATGGACGGCGTCGCGCATGCGCCGTGGGTCGGCATCGTGCTGCCGTTTCACTTCGGCATGCCGCACTTCGATGCGCTCTCCGTCGCGACGATGGTCATCGTCATGTTCGTGACGTTCATCGAATCGACGGGCATGTTTCTCGCCGTCGGCGATCTCGTCGAGCGTCCGGTCGATCAGAAGGCGCTCGTGCGCGGCTTGCGCGTGGATGGTCTCGGCACGCTGATCGGCGGCGTGTTCAACTCGTTTCCGCATACGTCGTTTTCGCAGAACGTGGGCTTGATCGGCGTGACGGGCGTGAAGAGCCGCTTCGTCTGCGCGACGGGCGGCGTGATTCTCGTCGTGCTCGGCCTCTTTCCGAAGATGGCGCAGGTGGTCGCTTCGGTGCCGCCGTTTGTGCTCGGCGGCGCGGGCATCGTGATGTTCGGCATGGTCGCGGCGAACGGCATCAAGGTGCTGTCAAAAGTGGACTTCGTGAAGAATCACCACAACTTGTTCATCGTCGCGGTGAGCGTCGGCCTCGGGCTCGTGCCGGTGGTCGCGCCGAAGTTCTTCTCGCAACTCCCGCACGCGCTGGAGCCGATTCTTCATAGCGGCATCCTGCTGGCGTCGGTGTCGGCGGTCGTGCTCAATATCGTGTTCAACGGCGTGCGCAAGGAACGCGAAGCGCGCTGCGAGATTCGGCAGGCCGGACATGACTTCGACGGAGCGGCGCGCGCTTCGGAAGCGCAATGA
- a CDS encoding FGGY family carbohydrate kinase has product MRFLGIDLGTGSVKLAIVDEHAREVAASSAAYAVTSAQPGWAETSADAWYAAVVDAASRLPAHEREAVSAIGFSGQMHGVVPTAADGRALRPAMLWPDTRARALLDAWPEPQPNPVAPGMAGPLLRWLATHEPALAADMRWALQPKDWLRAKLGGAFVTDPSDACATALAAPSGEWDEALIERLGLSREWFAPLAASDAPAGALSAQAASALGLRAGIPMAIGAGDTPCAALGSGLIADGDALLTTGSGGQIVVMSDEAPSPVRGLHTYRGAANTGARWYRMAAMQNVGVALETVRGWLGYAAWPAAYEDAFASDASASVSFLPYLSGERSPWLNPAARGGWLGLGLDDTRGSMMRAAFEGVAFALRAGLDAIRTSGTPLSSMRLAGGGSIDARWRQLLADALHVELHACDCPNAAARGAAIIGGMAAGHWRADDLSSLVPASTRVASPQSNAALDERHARFIALYERVEDWF; this is encoded by the coding sequence ATGCGTTTTCTCGGCATCGATCTCGGCACGGGTTCAGTGAAACTGGCTATCGTCGACGAACACGCGCGCGAAGTCGCAGCGTCGAGCGCGGCGTATGCGGTGACGAGCGCGCAGCCGGGCTGGGCCGAGACATCCGCCGATGCGTGGTATGCCGCCGTCGTCGATGCCGCCTCTCGCCTGCCCGCGCACGAACGCGAAGCCGTGAGCGCGATCGGCTTCTCAGGGCAGATGCACGGCGTGGTGCCGACCGCCGCCGATGGCCGCGCGCTGCGTCCCGCCATGCTCTGGCCGGACACGCGCGCCCGCGCGCTGCTCGACGCGTGGCCGGAGCCGCAGCCGAACCCGGTCGCGCCGGGCATGGCCGGACCGCTCCTGCGCTGGCTCGCGACGCACGAACCCGCGCTTGCCGCCGACATGCGCTGGGCGTTGCAGCCGAAGGACTGGCTGCGCGCGAAGCTCGGCGGCGCGTTCGTGACCGATCCGTCGGACGCGTGCGCGACCGCGCTCGCTGCCCCATCGGGCGAGTGGGACGAGGCGCTCATCGAGAGGCTCGGCTTGTCGCGCGAGTGGTTCGCGCCGCTCGCGGCATCGGATGCGCCGGCGGGCGCGTTGTCGGCACAAGCTGCTTCGGCGCTCGGCCTGCGCGCGGGCATTCCGATGGCCATCGGCGCGGGCGATACCCCATGCGCCGCGCTCGGCAGCGGCCTGATCGCGGATGGCGACGCGCTGCTGACCACGGGCAGCGGCGGGCAGATCGTCGTGATGAGCGACGAAGCGCCGTCGCCGGTGCGCGGACTGCACACGTATCGCGGCGCGGCCAACACTGGCGCGCGCTGGTATCGCATGGCGGCGATGCAGAACGTGGGCGTCGCGCTGGAGACGGTGCGCGGCTGGCTCGGCTATGCAGCGTGGCCCGCCGCTTACGAGGACGCGTTCGCATCGGATGCAAGCGCGTCCGTGAGCTTTCTGCCGTACCTGAGCGGCGAGCGTTCTCCGTGGCTGAACCCGGCCGCGCGCGGCGGCTGGCTCGGCCTCGGCCTCGACGACACACGCGGCTCGATGATGCGTGCGGCGTTCGAAGGCGTGGCATTCGCATTGCGGGCGGGACTCGACGCTATCCGGACGAGCGGCACGCCCTTGTCGTCGATGCGGCTTGCGGGCGGCGGCTCCATCGACGCGCGCTGGCGTCAACTGCTCGCCGATGCGCTGCATGTCGAACTGCACGCCTGCGATTGCCCGAACGCGGCGGCGCGCGGCGCGGCGATCATCGGCGGCATGGCGGCGGGGCATTGGCGCGCGGATGACCTCTCGTCGCTAGTGCCCGCCAGCACGCGCGTCGCGAGCCCGCAAAGCAACGCCGCGCTTGACGAAAGGCACGCGCGTTTCATCGCTCTTTACGAGCGCGTCGAAGACTGGTTCTGA
- a CDS encoding HsdR family type I site-specific deoxyribonuclease, with amino-acid sequence MTLLKHVIDRHRFWQEKNKMIEYNTIAESKNFIVLDRYVQEWSAAESYQTEGDLEREFIQDLQDQGYEYVPGLNSPQALLANVRVQLQTLNNVQFAEGEWLRFVETWLDKPSDGIVEKTRKIHDDYIYDFVFDDGRIQNIYLLDKKNVARNKVQVIKQFEQTGTHANRYDVTILVNGLPLVQVELKKRGVAIREAFNQVHRYSKESFNTERSLFKYLQLFVISNGTDSRYFANTTQRNKNSFDFTMNWAKADNTLIKDLKDLTATFFQKHTLLNVLLNYSVFDVSNTLLVMRPYQIAATERILWKIRSSHQGKNWSNTESGGFIWHTTGSGKTLTSFKAARLATELDFIDKVFFVVDRKDLDYQTMKEYQRFSPDSVNGSDSTAGLKRNLDKDDNKIVVTTIQKLNNLMKSETDLPIYGKQVVFIFDECHRSQFGEAQKNLKKKFKKFCQFGFTGTPIFPQNALGADTTASVFGRELHSYVITDAIRDEKVLKFKVDYNDVRPQFKAIETEQDEKKLSAAENKQALLHPDRIREITQYILKNFRQKTHRLQPGNKGFNAMFAVSSVDAAKLYYECFKDLQKTSDKPLRVATIFSYAANEEQDAVGDIQDESFDVSAMNSSAKEFLSAAIADYNAMFKTNFSVDSNGFQNYYRDLAKQVKAKEVDLLIVVGMFLTGFDAPTLNTLFVDKNLRFHGLMQAYSRTNRIFDATKTFGNIVTFRDLEQATIDAITLFGDKNTKNVVLEKSYKEYMEGYTDVATGEARRGFVDVVKELESRFPDPAAIEKEADKKAFAKLFGEYLRVENLLQNYDEFASLKALQDLDMDDAAAVEAFKSKYYVSDDDLAEMQAITLPAERKIQDYRSTYNDVRDWLRREKDSGGREKSTIDWDDVVFEVDLLRSQEINLDYILELIFEHNKKTKSKSELVDEVRRVIRASLGNRAKESLVVDFINQTDLDQIGDKASVIDAFFTFAQSEQQREAQELISTENLHAEAARRYITNSLKREYASDNGTELNAVLPKMSPLNPQYLTKKQSVFQKIAAFVEKFKGVGGHV; translated from the coding sequence ATGACATTGCTCAAGCACGTCATCGACCGCCATCGATTCTGGCAGGAGAAAAACAAAATGATCGAATACAACACCATCGCCGAGTCGAAGAACTTCATCGTACTGGACCGATACGTCCAGGAATGGAGTGCCGCGGAAAGCTACCAGACCGAAGGTGATCTGGAACGAGAGTTCATTCAGGATTTGCAGGATCAGGGCTATGAGTACGTGCCCGGCCTGAATTCGCCCCAAGCCCTGCTCGCCAACGTGCGCGTCCAGCTGCAAACGCTCAATAACGTGCAGTTTGCCGAAGGCGAATGGTTGCGCTTCGTGGAAACGTGGTTGGACAAGCCCAGCGACGGCATTGTCGAAAAAACGCGGAAGATCCACGACGATTACATTTACGACTTCGTGTTCGATGACGGTCGTATCCAGAACATCTACCTTCTGGATAAGAAAAACGTCGCTCGCAACAAAGTGCAGGTGATCAAGCAGTTCGAGCAGACCGGCACGCACGCCAATCGCTATGACGTGACGATTCTGGTCAATGGCTTGCCACTGGTGCAAGTGGAACTGAAAAAGCGCGGTGTTGCCATTCGCGAAGCGTTCAATCAGGTGCATCGTTACAGCAAGGAAAGCTTCAACACTGAGCGTTCCTTGTTCAAGTACCTGCAACTGTTTGTGATATCCAACGGCACGGATAGCCGTTACTTCGCAAACACCACCCAGCGCAACAAGAACAGCTTCGACTTCACCATGAATTGGGCGAAGGCGGACAACACGCTCATCAAAGACCTGAAGGACCTCACGGCCACCTTCTTTCAGAAGCACACGCTGCTCAATGTGCTCCTCAACTACTCGGTGTTTGATGTCAGCAACACGCTACTGGTGATGCGCCCTTACCAGATTGCTGCCACGGAACGCATTCTCTGGAAGATCAGAAGTAGCCATCAAGGTAAGAACTGGAGCAATACGGAAAGTGGTGGCTTCATTTGGCACACCACTGGGTCGGGCAAGACCTTGACCAGTTTCAAGGCGGCGCGTCTTGCCACTGAGCTGGATTTCATCGACAAGGTGTTCTTCGTGGTAGACCGGAAAGATCTGGATTACCAGACCATGAAGGAATATCAACGCTTCTCACCGGACAGCGTGAATGGGTCGGACAGCACTGCTGGTCTCAAGCGCAACCTGGACAAGGACGACAACAAGATCGTCGTCACTACCATCCAAAAGCTCAACAACCTCATGAAGAGTGAGACGGACCTGCCTATCTACGGCAAGCAGGTCGTTTTTATTTTTGACGAGTGCCATCGCAGCCAGTTTGGCGAGGCACAGAAGAACTTGAAGAAGAAGTTCAAGAAGTTCTGCCAGTTTGGCTTTACCGGAACGCCGATCTTCCCGCAGAACGCGCTGGGCGCGGATACGACGGCCAGCGTGTTTGGCCGTGAACTGCACTCGTATGTGATCACAGATGCGATTCGGGACGAAAAAGTGTTGAAGTTCAAGGTGGACTACAACGACGTACGACCGCAGTTCAAGGCGATTGAAACCGAGCAGGACGAGAAGAAGCTGAGCGCGGCCGAGAATAAGCAGGCCCTGTTGCACCCCGACCGTATCCGCGAGATCACTCAATACATCTTGAAGAACTTCCGGCAGAAGACCCACCGGCTTCAACCGGGCAATAAGGGTTTCAATGCCATGTTCGCGGTAAGCAGCGTGGATGCAGCCAAGCTGTATTACGAGTGCTTCAAGGACTTACAGAAGACTAGCGATAAGCCGCTGAGAGTCGCCACCATTTTCTCGTATGCGGCCAACGAAGAGCAGGACGCGGTAGGCGATATACAGGACGAGAGCTTCGATGTCTCCGCCATGAACAGCAGCGCAAAGGAGTTCTTGAGCGCAGCCATTGCTGACTACAACGCGATGTTCAAAACCAACTTCAGCGTGGACAGCAATGGCTTCCAGAACTATTACCGTGATCTGGCCAAGCAAGTCAAAGCTAAGGAAGTCGACCTGCTGATTGTGGTCGGCATGTTTCTGACAGGCTTTGATGCTCCCACGCTGAACACCTTGTTCGTCGACAAGAACCTGCGCTTCCATGGTTTGATGCAGGCCTACTCGCGCACCAACCGCATTTTCGACGCCACTAAAACGTTCGGCAATATCGTTACCTTCCGCGACCTGGAGCAGGCGACCATCGACGCCATTACCCTTTTTGGCGACAAGAACACGAAGAATGTGGTGCTGGAGAAGAGCTACAAGGAATACATGGAGGGCTACACCGACGTGGCCACCGGTGAAGCGCGGCGTGGCTTCGTGGACGTGGTGAAGGAGTTGGAATCACGCTTTCCCGACCCCGCTGCCATTGAGAAGGAAGCTGACAAGAAGGCTTTCGCGAAACTGTTTGGCGAATATTTGCGCGTGGAAAACCTGCTGCAAAACTATGACGAGTTCGCCAGCCTCAAGGCCTTGCAAGATCTTGATATGGATGACGCTGCGGCGGTGGAGGCGTTCAAGTCAAAGTACTATGTGAGCGACGACGATCTAGCCGAAATGCAAGCCATCACGCTTCCCGCTGAGCGGAAGATTCAAGATTACCGTTCGACCTACAACGACGTGCGCGATTGGCTGCGTCGGGAAAAGGATTCTGGCGGGCGAGAAAAGTCTACGATTGATTGGGATGACGTGGTCTTCGAGGTGGATCTGCTTAGGTCTCAGGAGATCAACTTGGATTACATCCTGGAGTTGATTTTTGAGCACAACAAGAAGACCAAGAGCAAATCGGAGCTAGTGGATGAAGTGCGCCGGGTGATTCGCGCCAGCCTCGGCAACCGCGCCAAAGAGAGCTTAGTCGTGGACTTCATCAACCAGACCGATCTAGACCAGATTGGCGATAAAGCGAGTGTGATCGACGCCTTCTTCACTTTTGCGCAGTCGGAACAGCAGCGTGAGGCTCAAGAGTTGATCAGCACCGAGAACCTGCACGCCGAGGCGGCCAGGCGCTATATCACCAACTCACTGAAGCGGGAGTACGCCAGCGACAACGGGACGGAACTTAACGCCGTTCTTCCGAAGATGAGCCCGCTTAATCCGCAATACCTCACTAAGAAGCAGAGCGTATTTCAAAAGATCGCAGCATTCGTCGAGAAGTTCAAAGGGGTCGGAGGGCACGTCTGA
- a CDS encoding two pore domain potassium channel family protein, whose translation MRLFGQLVGAAIMICTLADIFLTILYARVGRGRAKRLGAGLISLAIAQGVWAAFRRLPLKDGPKQETLSFAGPLILVLLLVTWTLCLTLGDALLLWPALGDSVRSSSGPTPTGFPAAVYAAATSLSITGSSDFIPHTNGYRMIYLVGSFIGTAVVTLTLSYLLQLYGALQRQNTLGQQLFFLTRETGDAVELIRGLAVGQHPETAYSMLADAAQSLSSVHESLRIYPITFFFRYPEPHFSLAAISFMALETVSLLRACLRDDAPDLLKHGGAVELLWRAALSTLDTLDGAYVRSGRRIRRADADLDDDTRAAWAEHYGRAAEKLRGAGLKQLIDDGGADEYVRQRAVWNGLVMSIAQYSAVDLDNLGASSEQSTRERRLRS comes from the coding sequence ATGAGGTTGTTCGGCCAGCTCGTGGGCGCTGCGATCATGATCTGCACGCTCGCCGACATCTTTCTCACGATCCTGTACGCGCGCGTCGGCCGGGGACGAGCGAAGCGGCTCGGCGCGGGACTCATCAGCCTTGCCATCGCACAGGGAGTCTGGGCTGCGTTCCGTCGTCTGCCCTTGAAGGACGGCCCCAAACAGGAGACGCTGTCATTCGCGGGTCCTCTGATTCTCGTCTTGCTGCTCGTCACGTGGACGCTTTGCCTGACGCTCGGCGATGCGCTGCTGTTGTGGCCCGCCCTCGGAGACAGCGTGCGCTCCAGTTCGGGCCCGACGCCGACGGGATTCCCGGCAGCCGTCTACGCGGCGGCGACGAGCCTGTCGATCACCGGGTCTAGCGACTTCATCCCGCACACCAACGGCTACAGGATGATCTACCTCGTCGGCTCGTTCATCGGCACGGCGGTCGTGACGTTGACGCTATCGTACTTGCTGCAACTATACGGCGCATTGCAGCGGCAGAATACATTGGGGCAGCAGCTTTTCTTCCTCACGCGAGAAACAGGCGATGCAGTCGAGCTCATTAGAGGGCTCGCGGTCGGGCAGCATCCGGAGACGGCCTATTCGATGCTCGCCGACGCTGCCCAGTCGCTGTCATCGGTGCACGAGTCGCTGAGGATTTACCCGATCACTTTCTTCTTCCGGTATCCCGAGCCGCACTTCTCACTCGCTGCGATTTCGTTCATGGCGCTCGAAACCGTGTCACTGCTCAGAGCCTGCCTGCGCGACGACGCGCCCGACTTGCTGAAGCATGGCGGTGCCGTCGAACTGCTTTGGCGGGCCGCGTTGTCCACGCTGGACACACTGGATGGCGCGTACGTACGCTCGGGCCGCCGCATTCGACGCGCCGATGCAGACCTGGACGATGACACGCGTGCCGCATGGGCCGAGCACTACGGTCGCGCGGCGGAAAAGCTGCGCGGCGCGGGACTGAAGCAGCTGATCGATGACGGCGGAGCCGACGAGTACGTTAGACAGCGTGCCGTCTGGAACGGTCTGGTGATGAGCATCGCGCAGTATTCGGCGGTGGATCTTGACAACCTCGGCGCGTCGTCAGAGCAGTCGACGCGAGAAAGACGGCTGCGTTCCTGA
- a CDS encoding glutathione-independent formaldehyde dehydrogenase, which produces MKAVVYRGPHQVAVEDVPDPKIERPTDAIVRITSTNICGSDLHMYEGRTDFEQGRIFGHENLGVVEEVGPAVERIKPGDWVCLPFNVSCGHCVNCERGLTAFCLHANGPGIAGGAFGFADMGPWPGGQAEYLRVPWADFMSLKLPPGAEEKQTDYVMCADIFPTGWHATELAGMRPGDSVVIYGSGPVGLMAAHSAMIKGARSVMVVDCHPDRLKLAESIGAIAIDYSKDDPVQRVMDLTHGIGADVGCECVGYQCHDPAPQRHEHPNLTMNNLVSSVKFTGGIGVVGVFVPQDPGAQDELAKQGKIAFDWGKCWFKGQHIATGQCNVKAYNRQLRDLISVDRAKPSFIVSHELKLDEAPDAYQHFDVRDHGWTKVVLHPGG; this is translated from the coding sequence ATGAAAGCAGTTGTATATCGCGGCCCGCACCAGGTCGCCGTAGAGGATGTACCTGATCCGAAAATCGAACGTCCAACCGATGCCATCGTCAGAATCACCAGTACCAACATCTGCGGGTCCGACCTGCACATGTACGAAGGCCGAACCGACTTCGAGCAAGGCCGCATCTTCGGTCACGAGAATTTGGGCGTGGTCGAAGAGGTAGGACCCGCCGTGGAGCGAATCAAGCCCGGCGACTGGGTGTGCCTGCCGTTCAATGTGAGTTGCGGCCACTGCGTGAACTGCGAGCGCGGCCTCACCGCGTTTTGCCTTCACGCGAACGGGCCGGGTATCGCGGGCGGCGCGTTCGGCTTTGCGGACATGGGACCGTGGCCGGGCGGACAGGCCGAGTATCTCAGAGTGCCCTGGGCGGATTTCATGTCTCTGAAGCTGCCGCCGGGCGCCGAGGAGAAACAGACCGACTACGTGATGTGCGCCGACATCTTCCCCACCGGTTGGCACGCCACTGAACTAGCCGGCATGCGGCCCGGCGATTCGGTCGTAATCTACGGCTCGGGACCGGTGGGCCTGATGGCCGCGCATTCGGCCATGATTAAAGGAGCGCGCAGCGTCATGGTGGTGGACTGCCACCCGGACCGGCTGAAGCTCGCGGAGTCGATCGGCGCCATTGCGATCGATTATTCCAAGGACGACCCGGTGCAGCGAGTGATGGACCTGACACACGGAATAGGCGCGGACGTGGGCTGTGAATGCGTAGGTTACCAGTGTCACGATCCGGCTCCGCAACGCCATGAACATCCCAATCTGACGATGAACAATCTGGTGTCGTCGGTCAAGTTCACTGGCGGGATCGGCGTGGTCGGCGTGTTCGTTCCGCAGGATCCGGGCGCGCAGGACGAACTGGCGAAGCAGGGAAAGATTGCGTTCGACTGGGGCAAGTGCTGGTTCAAAGGCCAGCACATTGCCACGGGTCAGTGCAACGTCAAGGCGTACAACCGGCAGTTGCGCGATCTCATTTCAGTCGACCGCGCGAAGCCATCGTTCATCGTGTCGCATGAGTTGAAGCTTGACGAGGCGCCCGACGCCTATCAGCACTTCGACGTGCGTGACCACGGCTGGACCAAGGTTGTGTTGCACCCCGGAGGCTAG
- a CDS encoding excinuclease ABC subunit UvrA translates to MPAPKTLRKTRSSKGDGSDAPTGFVRVRGAREHNLKNVDVDVPRDALVVFTGVSGSGKSSLAFGTLYAEAQRRYFESVAPYARRLIEQVGVPQVGSIEGLPPAVALQQQRGAPNARSSVGSITTLSSLVRMLYSRTGSYPAGQPMLYAEDFSPNTVQGACPVCHGLGRVYEVTEASMVPDDTLTIRERAVAAWPPAWQGQNLRDILVTLGYDVDKPWRDLPKKDRDWILFTEEQPTVPVYAGLTPKETQAALKRGAEPSYQGTFTSARRYVLHTFAHTQSALMKKRVSRFMVGKDCAACHGKRLKQEALSVTFAGLDIAEFSRLSLNRLAELLEPIARGAWPEIDRDGHVLDEHARRAATAKRVAAGGSAHKAAPDVRRTPNLSDEKRAAAERIAADLLERLVTLTDLGLGYLSLDRATPTLSSGELQRLRLATQLASQLFGVVYVLDEPSAGLHPADSEALFVALQRLKSAGNSLFVIEHDLHMMRRADWLVDVGPAAGEAGGEVLYSGPPEGLAAIEASQTRRHLFADGSPSMRRPRAARDWLRLAGITRNNLHDIDVAFPLGCFTTVTGISGSGKSSLVSQALPELVAARLGRLLDDDGDEEQDPLLARVEAPADGHIAAGMETVKRLVRVDQKPIGRTPRSNLATYTGLFDHVRKLFADTPAARKRRYGAGRFSFNVAQGRCPTCEGEGFVSVELLFLPSVFTSCSTCHGSRYNPQTLEIEWQGKNIADVLAMSVDSACAFFAAEPAVMRALTVLRDIGLGYLRLGQPATELSGGEAQRIKLATELQRAHRADTLYILDEPTTGLHPADVDRLMAQLQGLVDAGNTVVVVEHDMRVAADSDWVIDMGPGAGEDGGRIVAAGEPRAVARHEESRTARYLREAIRPMRGG, encoded by the coding sequence ATGCCAGCACCTAAAACACTGAGGAAGACGCGGTCGTCGAAAGGCGACGGGAGCGACGCTCCGACGGGCTTCGTGCGTGTCCGTGGCGCGCGCGAGCACAATCTAAAGAACGTCGATGTCGATGTTCCCCGCGATGCGCTCGTCGTCTTCACGGGCGTATCGGGCTCGGGCAAGTCGTCGCTTGCGTTCGGCACGTTGTACGCCGAAGCGCAACGGCGTTACTTCGAATCCGTCGCGCCTTATGCACGCCGTCTGATCGAGCAAGTCGGCGTGCCGCAAGTCGGGTCGATCGAAGGTCTGCCGCCTGCCGTCGCACTCCAGCAGCAGCGCGGCGCACCGAATGCGCGTTCGTCGGTGGGGAGCATCACGACGCTCTCCAGTCTCGTGCGCATGCTCTACTCCCGCACGGGCAGCTATCCGGCCGGGCAGCCGATGCTCTACGCCGAAGACTTCTCGCCGAACACCGTACAGGGCGCGTGCCCGGTCTGTCACGGCCTCGGCCGCGTCTACGAGGTCACGGAAGCGTCGATGGTCCCCGACGATACGCTGACCATCCGCGAGCGCGCCGTGGCGGCGTGGCCGCCCGCGTGGCAAGGGCAGAATCTGCGCGACATCCTCGTGACGCTGGGTTACGACGTGGACAAGCCGTGGCGTGATTTGCCGAAGAAGGATCGCGACTGGATTCTCTTCACCGAAGAACAACCGACCGTGCCGGTCTATGCGGGCCTCACGCCGAAGGAGACGCAAGCGGCGCTCAAACGCGGCGCGGAGCCGAGCTACCAGGGCACGTTTACCAGCGCGCGCCGTTACGTCCTGCACACCTTCGCTCACACGCAAAGCGCGCTGATGAAGAAGCGCGTGTCGCGTTTCATGGTGGGCAAGGATTGCGCCGCGTGTCACGGCAAACGGCTGAAGCAAGAGGCGCTGTCGGTGACGTTCGCCGGACTCGATATCGCCGAATTTTCGCGGCTGTCGCTCAACCGGCTGGCTGAACTGCTCGAACCGATCGCACGCGGCGCGTGGCCCGAGATAGACCGTGACGGTCATGTGCTCGACGAGCACGCGCGGCGCGCGGCGACGGCGAAACGCGTGGCCGCCGGCGGTTCGGCGCACAAGGCGGCGCCGGACGTGCGGCGAACGCCGAACCTCTCGGACGAAAAACGCGCGGCCGCCGAGCGCATCGCCGCCGATCTGCTGGAGCGCCTCGTCACGCTGACCGATCTGGGCCTCGGCTATCTTTCGCTCGATCGCGCGACGCCCACGCTCTCGTCGGGCGAGTTGCAGCGCTTGCGGCTGGCGACTCAGCTTGCGTCCCAGCTCTTCGGCGTCGTCTATGTGCTGGACGAACCTTCCGCCGGTCTGCATCCGGCCGACAGCGAAGCGCTCTTCGTCGCGTTGCAGCGCTTGAAGTCGGCGGGCAATTCGCTCTTCGTGATCGAACACGATCTGCACATGATGCGGCGCGCAGACTGGCTCGTGGATGTCGGCCCCGCAGCCGGCGAAGCGGGCGGCGAAGTGCTGTATAGCGGACCACCTGAAGGTCTGGCCGCGATAGAGGCATCGCAGACGCGAAGGCATCTGTTCGCCGACGGTTCGCCCTCCATGCGCCGGCCCCGTGCCGCGCGCGACTGGTTGCGGCTTGCGGGCATCACGCGGAATAACCTGCATGACATCGATGTCGCGTTCCCTCTCGGCTGCTTTACGACAGTGACGGGGATATCCGGCTCCGGAAAGTCGAGCCTCGTGAGTCAGGCGCTGCCCGAACTCGTCGCCGCGCGGCTCGGCCGCCTGCTCGACGACGACGGCGATGAAGAGCAGGACCCGCTGCTCGCGCGCGTGGAAGCGCCCGCGGACGGACATATCGCGGCAGGCATGGAGACCGTGAAGCGACTGGTGCGCGTCGACCAGAAGCCGATTGGCCGGACGCCGCGCTCCAACCTCGCGACCTACACCGGCCTCTTCGATCACGTGCGCAAGCTCTTCGCCGATACGCCTGCCGCGCGCAAACGCCGCTACGGCGCGGGCCGCTTCTCGTTCAACGTGGCGCAGGGGCGTTGCCCGACGTGCGAGGGCGAAGGGTTCGTGAGCGTCGAGCTTCTATTCCTGCCGAGCGTCTTTACCTCGTGCTCCACATGTCACGGATCGCGTTACAACCCGCAGACGCTGGAAATCGAATGGCAAGGCAAGAACATCGCGGATGTGCTTGCGATGAGCGTGGATAGCGCATGCGCGTTCTTCGCCGCCGAGCCTGCCGTGATGCGCGCGCTCACCGTGCTGCGCGACATCGGGCTCGGTTATCTGCGTCTCGGCCAGCCTGCGACGGAACTCTCGGGCGGCGAGGCCCAGCGCATCAAGCTCGCGACCGAACTACAGCGGGCGCATCGCGCGGACACGCTTTACATTCTCGACGAACCGACCACCGGCCTCCACCCCGCGGATGTCGACCGCCTGATGGCGCAACTGCAAGGGCTCGTCGATGCGGGCAATACCGTGGTGGTTGTCGAGCACGACATGCGCGTCGCGGCCGACAGCGACTGGGTCATCGACATGGGTCCGGGCGCGGGAGAAGATGGCGGCAGGATCGTCGCCGCGGGCGAACCGCGCGCGGTTGCGCGTCACGAGGAGAGCCGCACGGCGCGGTATCTGCGTGAAGCCATTCGACCGATGCGCGGGGGGTAA